From Rhodothermales bacterium, a single genomic window includes:
- a CDS encoding ThuA domain-containing protein has product MPRAHIPLLLLVGLALTQAAPAQTRYLVFSRTTGFRHESIPAGLAALQSMADAQAWSMTATEDPGYFIDDSLATFDAVVFLNTTGDVLDAAQQEAFERYIRAGGGFAGIHAAADTEYDWPWYGALVGAYFASHPDIQAGEIVVADRTHPSTSGLPDRWSRTDEWYNYQINPRGDVHVLAMLQEDSYAGGSMGYDHPIAWCQTFQGGRSWYTGGGHTPEAFAEPAFLEHLRGGLQYAAGVVGGDCGPTQRGRMIKRVLDASVDSPMELAVAPDGAVFFIERPGRLKRYDPVAASTSVVAQLDVSTVQEDGLLGITLDPAFAENGWIYLFYSPAGPDEIQRVSRFTWTGTAFDAGSERILLTIPTQRAECCHSAGSLTFGPDGSLYISVGDNTNPFASNGFAPLDGRPDRAAWDARRSAGNTNDLRGKVLRIRPTPDGGYTIPDGNLFAPDDTTGRPEIYAMGMRNPFRISVDADTGWLYWGDVGPDAGEPNPARGPQGYDEWNQARGAGNFGWPFCIADNRPYSDYDFETGALGGPFDCAAPGNLSPNNTGARTLPPAQPAWIWYPYGPDAAFASVSGEGGGRTAMAGPVIGNGNGERSNLALPRYYDGALLIYEWSRNWIKEVRMDAAGDILAILPFADNVPVSSPIDLEIGPDGALYLLEWGNIFWGGGPDATLSRLEYNALGNRPPIARLTATGATGPAPLTVTFLAAGSFDPDFAGDLSYAWDLDGQPGTDAVGETATYTYGQAGTYTARLSVTDAQGLAATAERVILVEEPVPAAFVFDPPYPNPASGRAELTFGLPSESDVRVEVYDALGRRQAVVLDERRAAGVQRVGVDVAGWRSGLYVVRVTAERGSLVRKLIVVR; this is encoded by the coding sequence ATGCCGCGTGCGCACATCCCCCTGCTTCTGCTCGTCGGCCTCGCCCTGACCCAGGCTGCGCCGGCGCAGACCCGTTACCTGGTCTTCTCCCGCACCACGGGCTTCAGGCATGAGTCCATTCCTGCCGGGCTGGCGGCGTTGCAGAGCATGGCGGACGCGCAGGCGTGGTCGATGACGGCGACGGAAGATCCCGGATACTTTATCGACGACAGCCTGGCCACGTTCGACGCGGTCGTGTTTCTGAATACGACCGGGGACGTGCTGGACGCAGCGCAGCAGGAGGCCTTCGAGCGGTATATCCGCGCCGGCGGCGGCTTCGCCGGCATCCATGCGGCAGCGGATACGGAGTACGACTGGCCCTGGTACGGCGCGCTCGTGGGGGCCTATTTCGCGAGCCATCCGGACATCCAGGCCGGCGAAATCGTCGTCGCGGACCGCACCCATCCGTCGACGAGCGGCCTGCCGGACCGATGGAGCCGCACCGACGAATGGTACAACTATCAGATCAATCCCCGCGGCGACGTCCATGTGCTGGCCATGCTCCAGGAAGATTCGTACGCCGGCGGGTCGATGGGCTACGATCACCCCATCGCGTGGTGCCAGACGTTTCAGGGCGGGCGATCCTGGTACACGGGCGGCGGGCACACGCCCGAGGCGTTTGCCGAGCCGGCGTTTCTGGAGCACCTCCGCGGCGGACTCCAGTATGCCGCCGGCGTCGTCGGGGGCGACTGCGGGCCGACCCAGCGGGGCCGGATGATCAAGCGCGTGCTGGATGCCTCGGTCGATTCCCCGATGGAGCTGGCCGTGGCGCCTGACGGCGCGGTCTTTTTTATCGAACGGCCCGGCCGGCTCAAACGGTACGATCCCGTGGCGGCATCGACATCGGTCGTCGCTCAGCTGGACGTGTCGACCGTGCAGGAGGATGGGCTGCTCGGGATCACGCTGGATCCTGCTTTCGCCGAGAACGGCTGGATCTATCTGTTCTATTCGCCGGCGGGCCCGGACGAAATCCAGCGCGTGTCGCGGTTTACGTGGACCGGCACGGCCTTCGACGCCGGCTCGGAGCGCATCCTGCTGACCATCCCGACACAGCGTGCCGAATGCTGCCACTCGGCCGGTTCCCTGACGTTCGGTCCCGATGGCTCGCTGTACATCTCGGTGGGCGACAACACCAATCCGTTCGCATCCAACGGCTTCGCTCCCCTCGACGGGCGCCCGGACCGGGCCGCCTGGGACGCGCGCCGATCGGCCGGCAATACGAACGACCTCCGGGGCAAGGTGCTGCGCATCCGCCCGACGCCCGACGGCGGCTACACGATCCCGGACGGCAACCTCTTCGCACCCGACGACACGACCGGCCGGCCGGAGATCTACGCGATGGGCATGCGCAACCCGTTCCGGATTTCGGTGGATGCCGATACGGGCTGGCTCTACTGGGGCGATGTCGGTCCGGACGCCGGCGAGCCGAACCCCGCGCGCGGACCTCAGGGGTACGACGAGTGGAACCAGGCGCGAGGGGCCGGCAACTTCGGGTGGCCGTTCTGCATCGCCGACAACCGGCCTTACAGCGACTACGACTTCGAGACCGGCGCACTGGGCGGGCCGTTCGATTGCGCGGCGCCGGGCAACCTGTCTCCCAACAACACCGGCGCGCGGACGCTGCCGCCGGCGCAGCCGGCGTGGATCTGGTACCCGTACGGTCCGGATGCCGCATTTGCGTCCGTCAGCGGGGAAGGAGGAGGGCGGACCGCCATGGCGGGGCCCGTTATTGGAAATGGAAACGGCGAGCGCTCGAACCTGGCTCTGCCGCGGTATTACGACGGTGCGCTGCTGATCTATGAATGGTCGCGCAACTGGATCAAGGAAGTGCGGATGGATGCCGCCGGCGACATCCTCGCCATCCTGCCCTTCGCGGACAACGTGCCCGTATCGAGCCCGATCGACCTCGAGATCGGCCCCGACGGCGCGCTATATCTCCTCGAGTGGGGCAACATCTTCTGGGGCGGTGGCCCGGACGCCACGCTCTCCCGCCTGGAATACAACGCGCTCGGAAACCGTCCGCCCATCGCCCGGCTCACCGCGACCGGCGCGACGGGGCCGGCGCCGCTGACCGTCACCTTCCTGGCGGCCGGATCGTTCGACCCGGATTTCGCCGGCGACCTGTCCTATGCCTGGGACCTGGACGGACAGCCCGGCACCGATGCCGTCGGTGAGACGGCGACTTACACGTACGGGCAGGCCGGCACGTACACCGCGCGGCTGTCCGTCACGGACGCGCAGGGGCTGGCCGCGACGGCGGAGCGGGTCATCCTCGTCGAGGAGCCGGTTCCGGCGGCGTTTGTCTTCGATCCGCCATATCCCAACCCGGCATCCGGCCGCGCCGAGTTGACGTTCGGGCTGCCGTCCGAATCCGACGTGCGGGTCGAGGTATACGATGCCCTGGGGCGTCGGCAGGCCGTGGTGCTGGACGAACGCCGCGCCGCCGGCGTCCAGCGGGTCGGCGTCGATGTGGCCGGCTGGCGCAGCGGCCTGTACGTCGTCCGCGTCACGGCCGAACGGGGGAGCCTGGTGCGCAAGCTCATCGTGGTCCGCTAA
- a CDS encoding molybdopterin-dependent oxidoreductase — protein MTNRSNRLETFFSRLLNRERNPVDPPREDGFGLPAFSPTTARPVSIPPAEMTTVLHPDGRMSQYPPVERWDDWVEWDGKYWPEKVARRYMLVPTTCFNCESGCGLLAYVDRETLGIRKFEGNPRHPGSRGRNCAKGPATLNQTYDPERILYPLKRVGERGEGKWKRISWEQALQEIGDKMRESRLKRRDGIMYHVGRPGEDGYTNRCIQAWGVDGHNSHTNICSAGARAGYFFWSAGDRPSPDYAHARVILLISSHLETGHYFNPHAQRIIEGKENGAKLITFDPRLSNTASKSDVWLPSWPGSEASILLAIANHLIQNDLYDREFVRRWVNWEETLAHFTAHPEPGLDWQPDETPTFASFDRLLKALYAEFTFERAAAESQVPEDRIRQTAAYVADCQGRLAAHVWRSAAIGNLGGWQVARTLFFLNVLTGSVGTKGGTALNTWNKFVPKPFKSAPPNNAWNELHLPVEWPLAFYEMSFLLPHFLEEERGEIDVYFTRVYNPMWINPDGFMWMKALKDEQKMKCHVALTPTWNESAWFADYVLPMGHAGERHDLVSQETHAGQWLSFRQPVQRVAMERLGKKVQFTYEANPGEVWEENEFWIQLSAHMDADGALGIRPYFESPYRPGQIITVDEYYQWMFENSVPGLPEAAAAEGLTPLEYMRRFGAFEVKKENYVPYEKSVDAAGARTDDAGRVVKDGGVVGVDVDGVARAGFNTPSRKLEFFSPTLHAWGWPEKEYTLPWSIKSHVHPENIDRAKGEMLLLPTFRLPTLIHTRSANAKWLYELSHKNPVWMHPEDARRLGVATNELVRVETEIGYFVDRVWITEGIKPGIIAMSHHLGRWRLKEAEGVSRGASNLVELGADGQGGQSLHVLHGATAWRSFDPDTSRIWWEDVGVHQNLTHGVHPDPISGAHCWHQKAVNVRKADAGDRHGDVFVDTQRSMQVYREWVAMTRSAMDHSPDGLRRPYWLNRPLKPVREAYVLPAHPPASHGNGASAPSTVSTTR, from the coding sequence ATGACAAACCGCTCGAATCGTCTCGAAACCTTCTTCTCGCGCCTGCTCAACCGCGAGCGGAATCCGGTTGACCCGCCCCGCGAGGATGGGTTCGGACTTCCGGCGTTCAGTCCGACCACCGCCCGGCCCGTTTCCATCCCGCCGGCGGAGATGACCACGGTCCTCCATCCGGACGGCCGGATGAGCCAGTATCCCCCGGTGGAACGGTGGGACGACTGGGTCGAATGGGACGGCAAATACTGGCCGGAGAAAGTGGCGCGCCGGTACATGCTGGTGCCGACGACGTGTTTCAACTGCGAGAGCGGGTGCGGTCTGCTTGCGTATGTGGACCGGGAGACGCTGGGCATCCGCAAGTTCGAGGGGAATCCCCGGCACCCGGGCAGCCGGGGCCGCAACTGCGCGAAAGGGCCGGCCACGCTGAATCAAACCTACGACCCCGAGCGGATTCTCTATCCGCTCAAGCGTGTCGGGGAGCGCGGGGAAGGCAAGTGGAAACGGATCTCGTGGGAGCAGGCGCTCCAGGAGATCGGCGACAAGATGCGGGAGAGCCGGCTCAAGCGGCGCGACGGCATCATGTACCACGTCGGCCGGCCGGGCGAAGACGGGTACACCAACCGGTGCATCCAGGCCTGGGGGGTGGACGGGCACAACAGCCACACGAACATCTGCTCGGCGGGTGCGCGCGCCGGCTACTTCTTCTGGTCCGCCGGCGACCGGCCCAGCCCGGACTACGCCCACGCGCGGGTCATCCTCCTCATCTCGAGCCACCTGGAGACCGGGCACTATTTCAACCCGCACGCGCAGCGCATCATCGAAGGGAAGGAGAACGGCGCGAAGCTGATCACCTTCGACCCGCGGCTCAGCAACACGGCGTCGAAAAGCGATGTCTGGCTGCCTTCGTGGCCGGGCAGCGAGGCGTCCATCCTCCTCGCCATCGCCAATCACCTGATCCAGAACGATCTGTACGATCGCGAATTCGTGCGGCGCTGGGTCAACTGGGAAGAGACGCTCGCGCATTTCACCGCCCACCCCGAGCCCGGCCTGGATTGGCAGCCTGACGAGACGCCGACCTTCGCTTCATTTGACCGGCTTCTGAAGGCGCTCTACGCCGAGTTCACCTTCGAGCGCGCCGCTGCCGAGTCGCAGGTGCCGGAAGACCGCATCCGGCAGACGGCCGCCTACGTCGCCGACTGCCAGGGCCGGCTGGCCGCGCACGTCTGGCGAAGCGCCGCCATCGGCAACCTCGGCGGGTGGCAGGTGGCGCGGACGCTCTTCTTTCTCAACGTGCTCACGGGCAGCGTCGGCACGAAAGGCGGGACCGCCCTCAACACCTGGAATAAGTTCGTCCCCAAACCCTTCAAATCAGCTCCGCCGAACAACGCGTGGAACGAACTGCATCTGCCCGTGGAATGGCCGCTGGCGTTCTACGAAATGAGCTTCCTGCTGCCGCATTTTCTCGAGGAGGAGCGCGGTGAGATCGACGTCTACTTCACCCGCGTCTACAACCCGATGTGGATCAACCCCGACGGGTTTATGTGGATGAAGGCGTTGAAGGACGAGCAGAAGATGAAATGCCACGTCGCGCTGACGCCGACCTGGAACGAGTCCGCCTGGTTTGCCGACTACGTGCTGCCCATGGGCCACGCCGGCGAGCGGCACGACCTCGTCAGCCAGGAGACGCATGCCGGCCAGTGGCTCTCCTTCCGGCAGCCCGTGCAGCGCGTGGCGATGGAACGCCTCGGCAAAAAGGTGCAGTTCACCTACGAGGCCAACCCCGGAGAAGTCTGGGAGGAAAACGAGTTCTGGATCCAGCTCTCCGCGCACATGGACGCCGACGGCGCGCTGGGCATCCGGCCCTACTTCGAGAGCCCGTACCGGCCGGGGCAGATCATCACGGTGGACGAGTACTACCAGTGGATGTTCGAGAACAGCGTGCCGGGTCTTCCCGAGGCCGCCGCCGCCGAAGGGTTGACGCCGCTCGAATACATGCGGCGTTTCGGGGCCTTCGAGGTCAAGAAGGAAAACTACGTCCCCTACGAGAAGTCCGTCGACGCCGCCGGCGCCCGCACGGACGACGCCGGCCGCGTGGTGAAGGATGGCGGCGTCGTCGGGGTGGATGTGGACGGCGTGGCGCGGGCGGGCTTCAACACGCCGAGCCGCAAGCTCGAATTTTTCAGCCCGACGCTGCATGCGTGGGGATGGCCGGAAAAAGAGTACACCCTGCCCTGGTCGATCAAAAGCCACGTCCACCCGGAAAACATCGACCGCGCGAAAGGGGAGATGCTGCTGCTGCCCACGTTCCGCCTTCCCACCCTCATCCATACCCGCAGCGCCAACGCCAAGTGGCTCTATGAACTGAGCCACAAAAATCCGGTGTGGATGCATCCGGAGGACGCCCGCCGGCTCGGCGTCGCCACCAACGAACTGGTCCGCGTCGAAACCGAGATCGGGTATTTCGTCGATCGCGTGTGGATCACCGAGGGCATCAAGCCGGGCATCATCGCGATGAGCCACCACCTGGGTCGCTGGCGTCTCAAGGAAGCGGAGGGCGTCAGCCGAGGGGCCTCCAACCTCGTCGAGCTGGGGGCCGACGGGCAGGGCGGTCAGTCGCTGCACGTGCTGCACGGCGCGACGGCGTGGCGGTCGTTCGATCCCGACACGAGCCGCATCTGGTGGGAAGATGTGGGCGTGCACCAGAACCTCACGCATGGCGTCCATCCCGACCCGATCAGCGGCGCGCACTGCTGGCATCAAAAGGCCGTGAACGTGCGCAAGGCCGACGCCGGCGACCGGCACGGCGACGTGTTCGTCGACACCCAGCGCTCGATGCAGGTCTACCGCGAATGGGTCGCGATGACCCGATCCGCCATGGATCACAGCCCCGACGGGTTGCGCCGGCCGTACTGGCTGAACCGTCCGCTCAAGCCGGTGCGGGAGGCTTACGTGTTGCCCGCCCATCCGCCGGCGTCCCACGGCAACGGCGCATCGGCGCCCTCCACCGTCTCGACCACCAGATGA
- the iolG gene encoding inositol 2-dehydrogenase produces the protein MSHPLRIGLIGAGRIGRIHAETIVNRIPGARLVSVADLHVEAAAELAAHYGVEAVHANAHAVIDDPNVDAVAICSSSDTHAAYIEAAAEAGKHIFCEKPIAIDIASIDRALATVARCGVKLQIGFQRRFDPSFGHARRLIASGAYGEPRVLRITSRDPGPPPIAYLAASGGIFFDMTIHDFDMARFLIGSEVVDVFAVGGVMVDPAIGELAGDIDTAVVTLRFANGAICTIDNCRQSAYGYDQRVEWFGSKGRVAVENHTPDAVVHADADGVHAAKPLHFFLERYMEAYRVEMEAFVEAILNDAPVPVSGHDGRMPAVIGKAAWLSYREGRVVRIAEVDPA, from the coding sequence GTGAGCCATCCCCTACGCATCGGCCTCATCGGCGCCGGCCGCATCGGCCGGATACATGCTGAAACGATTGTCAACCGGATCCCGGGCGCCCGGCTGGTGTCCGTGGCGGATCTTCATGTGGAAGCCGCCGCGGAGCTGGCGGCGCATTACGGGGTCGAGGCCGTGCATGCCAATGCGCATGCGGTGATCGACGACCCGAATGTCGACGCCGTGGCGATCTGCTCGTCGAGCGATACGCACGCCGCCTACATCGAGGCGGCGGCGGAAGCCGGCAAGCACATCTTCTGCGAAAAGCCCATCGCGATCGACATCGCGAGCATCGACCGCGCGCTGGCCACCGTCGCCCGCTGCGGCGTCAAGCTTCAGATCGGTTTTCAGCGGCGGTTCGACCCGAGCTTCGGGCATGCCCGGCGGCTGATCGCGAGCGGCGCCTACGGCGAACCCCGCGTGCTGCGCATCACCAGCCGCGACCCGGGCCCTCCCCCGATCGCCTATCTCGCGGCCTCCGGCGGCATCTTCTTCGACATGACGATCCACGACTTCGACATGGCGCGTTTCCTGATCGGGTCCGAGGTGGTGGATGTCTTCGCCGTAGGCGGCGTGATGGTCGATCCCGCGATCGGCGAGCTGGCCGGCGACATCGATACGGCCGTCGTTACGCTCCGGTTTGCGAACGGTGCGATCTGCACGATCGACAACTGCCGGCAATCGGCCTACGGCTACGATCAGCGAGTCGAGTGGTTCGGTTCGAAGGGCCGCGTCGCCGTCGAGAACCATACGCCGGACGCCGTCGTCCATGCCGACGCCGACGGCGTACACGCCGCGAAGCCGCTCCATTTCTTCCTGGAACGCTACATGGAAGCCTACCGGGTCGAGATGGAAGCGTTCGTCGAAGCCATCCTCAACGACGCCCCCGTGCCGGTGTCCGGCCACGACGGCCGCATGCCGGCGGTGATCGGCAAGGCTGCCTGGCTCTCGTACCGGGAAGGACGCGTCGTGCGGATCGCCGAAGTCGACCCGGCATGA
- a CDS encoding DUF1641 domain-containing protein, which produces MELHPQHGAEALQKRFDEPVVLAAMNRLLDRIDALEATVATLSDLVRQAPAMTAMVTDMADDAIRKAADGGVDLDERLRNALHLAELLSRPDVVRMLEEMLGLAGQVPGMVAMVTDIADERIQHASIEGVDLPERIGSLLTLGKRLSDPAATAALEDVLSPEALRVVGALGKSLVASQQAPAERVGLMAALRRMKDPDVQRAMGFLLAFAGRFGRELGD; this is translated from the coding sequence ATGGAGCTACACCCACAGCATGGCGCCGAGGCGCTGCAAAAGCGCTTCGATGAGCCGGTCGTCCTCGCCGCCATGAACCGGCTGCTGGATCGGATCGATGCGCTCGAGGCAACGGTCGCAACCCTGAGCGACCTCGTCCGGCAGGCCCCGGCCATGACGGCGATGGTGACCGATATGGCGGATGACGCCATCCGAAAGGCGGCCGATGGCGGCGTCGATCTCGACGAACGGCTCCGCAACGCCCTGCATCTCGCCGAACTGCTTTCCCGCCCGGATGTCGTCCGGATGCTGGAAGAGATGCTCGGCCTCGCCGGCCAGGTCCCCGGCATGGTCGCGATGGTGACCGATATCGCCGACGAGCGCATCCAGCACGCGTCCATCGAGGGGGTGGACTTGCCGGAGCGTATCGGGAGCCTGTTGACGCTGGGGAAACGGCTATCCGATCCCGCCGCCACGGCGGCGCTCGAAGACGTGCTGTCGCCGGAAGCGCTTCGGGTCGTTGGAGCCCTGGGCAAGTCGCTCGTCGCGAGTCAGCAGGCGCCGGCCGAGCGCGTCGGGCTCATGGCCGCGCTGCGCCGCATGAAGGATCCCGACGTGCAGCGCGCGATGGGCTTCCTGCTCGCCTTCGCCGGCCGCTTCGGCCGGGAACTGGGGGATTGA
- a CDS encoding 4Fe-4S dicluster domain-containing protein, which translates to MNYGFLIRNDRCIGCHACSTACKSENDVPVGVSRTWVKSVEKGQFPNVRRHFQVTRCNHCANPPCARICPVGAMYQREDGIVEFDANQCIGCKACLQACPYDAIHIDPSSGTAAKCHYCGHRVDVGLEPACVVVCPEHAIIAGDMDEPSSEISRMLAEYQVTVRKPEQGTSPKLFYVNGDEVNLTPTAVDRTPATFAWADVLPLHEGDGAAHAAPRVAPSRPASAGHPGETLRSPQPQGLPDAGPILIGDGRMAEQMVQVAYNAQHKIPWHWPVPAYLVTKGIASGIMLLLTVGLGLGWLTFDAPAFVWSGLAALVFTMITTGFLVLDLERPERFLRILFRPQWRSWLTRGAFLLIGFSTLTGAWWMAETAVWLGWLPADAVAVMRGIVLWPVAALAVGAAVYTAFLFGQAEGRDLWQSALLPIHLIVQAVFAGAGALLALDLVAGLPGDLIALSRMAFAVALIADLLVIGLGEMAMSHASEAAARAAHAIHSGRYKTHFRWGSLALGHGLPLALLATGAAVPAAIAGLAALVGLYLYEYAFVMAPQEVPNS; encoded by the coding sequence ATGAACTACGGGTTTTTGATTCGCAACGACCGCTGTATCGGATGTCATGCGTGCTCGACGGCCTGCAAGAGCGAGAACGACGTCCCCGTCGGCGTGAGCCGGACGTGGGTGAAGAGCGTGGAGAAGGGGCAATTTCCGAACGTCCGCCGGCATTTCCAGGTCACGCGCTGCAACCATTGTGCGAATCCGCCCTGCGCCCGCATTTGCCCGGTGGGGGCGATGTATCAGCGCGAGGACGGCATCGTCGAATTCGACGCCAACCAGTGCATCGGGTGCAAGGCCTGTCTGCAGGCCTGCCCGTACGATGCGATCCACATCGACCCGTCGTCCGGCACCGCCGCCAAGTGCCATTATTGCGGCCATCGGGTCGACGTCGGGCTCGAGCCGGCGTGCGTTGTCGTGTGCCCCGAACACGCGATCATCGCCGGCGACATGGATGAGCCGTCCTCCGAAATCAGCCGGATGCTCGCCGAATACCAGGTGACGGTCCGCAAACCCGAGCAGGGCACCTCGCCCAAATTGTTTTATGTGAACGGCGACGAGGTCAACCTGACCCCCACGGCGGTCGACCGCACGCCGGCCACGTTCGCCTGGGCCGATGTCCTTCCGCTGCACGAAGGCGACGGCGCCGCACACGCCGCGCCCCGCGTCGCCCCTTCACGTCCGGCTTCCGCCGGGCACCCCGGCGAGACGCTGCGCAGCCCGCAGCCCCAGGGGCTTCCGGACGCCGGCCCCATCCTCATCGGCGACGGCCGGATGGCCGAGCAGATGGTTCAGGTGGCCTACAACGCCCAGCACAAGATTCCCTGGCACTGGCCCGTGCCGGCCTATCTGGTGACGAAGGGCATCGCGAGCGGGATCATGCTGCTGCTTACGGTCGGGCTCGGGCTCGGCTGGCTGACCTTCGATGCGCCGGCGTTTGTCTGGAGTGGTCTCGCCGCGCTGGTCTTTACCATGATCACGACGGGTTTTCTCGTGCTCGACCTGGAGCGGCCCGAGCGGTTTCTTCGGATCCTTTTCCGGCCGCAGTGGCGCAGCTGGCTTACCCGCGGCGCCTTTCTGCTGATCGGATTTTCGACGCTGACCGGCGCGTGGTGGATGGCCGAGACGGCGGTCTGGCTGGGATGGCTGCCGGCGGATGCCGTCGCGGTCATGCGGGGGATCGTCCTGTGGCCGGTGGCCGCGCTGGCGGTGGGGGCGGCCGTCTACACCGCGTTTCTCTTTGGTCAGGCCGAGGGCCGTGACCTGTGGCAGAGCGCGCTGCTCCCGATACACCTGATCGTGCAGGCCGTCTTCGCCGGCGCCGGCGCGCTCCTCGCCCTGGATCTCGTGGCCGGGCTGCCCGGCGATCTGATCGCGCTGAGCCGCATGGCGTTTGCCGTCGCCCTCATCGCCGATCTGCTGGTGATCGGGCTGGGTGAGATGGCGATGTCGCACGCCTCCGAAGCCGCGGCCCGGGCCGCGCACGCCATCCACAGCGGCCGCTACAAGACCCACTTCCGGTGGGGCAGCCTCGCGCTGGGGCATGGGCTCCCGCTGGCCCTCCTCGCCACCGGCGCCGCTGTACCCGCCGCCATCGCCGGCCTCGCCGCGCTGGTCGGGCTGTATCTATATGAATATGCTTTTGTGATGGCCCCGCAGGAGGTGCCGAATAGTTGA
- a CDS encoding TIM barrel protein, with protein sequence MSRFHVQIANAPCSWGVIENTAGERSGYRAVIEEMHETGYAGTELGDWGFMPTDPARLAAELQALSLDLLGSWVSVRLYDAAYHARGVEQAVMTAKLLAAVGGPNAFIIVGDDHSTVPVRTQQAGRIRPQDALDERGWDVYTAGIERVARAVREETGLRTIIHHHGATYVETPDEIVTFLDRTDPSLVGLCFDTGHYALGGGDPVEGLRRHADRILHVHFKDFDPDVVSAAAVKGWDYQAMIGQGVFPELGQGSVDFSAVLRMLEALEYSGWIVVEQDVLPGMGTPKESAARNRDYLHALGI encoded by the coding sequence ATGAGCCGCTTCCACGTCCAGATCGCCAATGCCCCCTGCTCCTGGGGCGTCATCGAAAACACCGCCGGCGAGCGCTCCGGCTACCGGGCCGTCATCGAGGAGATGCACGAGACGGGGTATGCCGGCACGGAGCTGGGCGACTGGGGCTTCATGCCCACCGATCCGGCGCGGCTCGCCGCCGAGTTGCAGGCGTTGTCGCTGGACCTGCTCGGCTCGTGGGTGAGCGTGCGCCTCTACGACGCCGCCTACCACGCCCGGGGCGTCGAGCAGGCGGTGATGACCGCGAAATTGCTCGCGGCCGTGGGCGGGCCGAACGCGTTTATCATCGTGGGCGACGACCACAGCACGGTGCCGGTGCGCACCCAGCAAGCGGGACGGATTCGCCCGCAGGATGCCCTCGACGAGCGCGGCTGGGATGTTTATACCGCTGGTATCGAGCGCGTCGCGCGGGCCGTGCGCGAGGAGACCGGGCTGCGGACCATCATCCACCACCACGGCGCCACCTACGTCGAGACCCCGGATGAAATCGTCACCTTCCTGGACCGGACGGACCCCTCCCTCGTCGGCCTCTGCTTCGACACCGGCCACTACGCGCTGGGCGGGGGCGACCCCGTCGAGGGCCTGCGCCGGCATGCGGATCGCATCCTCCACGTCCATTTCAAGGACTTCGACCCGGACGTCGTCTCCGCCGCCGCGGTGAAGGGATGGGACTACCAGGCCATGATCGGCCAGGGCGTCTTCCCGGAACTCGGCCAGGGATCGGTGGATTTCTCCGCCGTCCTGCGCATGCTGGAGGCGCTGGAGTACAGCGGCTGGATCGTGGTCGAGCAAGACGTCCTCCCCGGCATGGGCACCCCCAAGGAAAGCGCGGCGCGAAACCGCGATTACCTGCACGCGCTGGGGATCTGA